GGCAATGAATGAATGCGCTGGTGCGCAGAtttgttgcaaaataaaaggtttaaacagaaacaatacaCTGTatcaaaacaaaacggcacagtggccaaaataaaaataagttgcCATGTTATCCTTACAGCTCAAATGGGAATACATTGTGATTTAATTAGACAGTTTATTGAAAGATGATTCACACAAATGTAAACAGTCAGAGTAAGTATCTCTGGTTATATGCACTATGCTGGATGGACTAAATAACCACAGTGGCCAACTTTATTTTACAACGCGTATATTATTGTGGTGAATTCAGAAAGCAAttaaaacatttggaaaaaaGATGCCtacattttgtgttatgtgttcatGCAGAACTTCAGTTCCATGTTGAATTTAGTACTGCAGTGTTTGCAGTATCTGgcaaatagtttatatatatcagatatatatatatatatataatatattattgagatatatataagaatatatatatatattatatgtgtaacACATTATGTGGTACCATTGAACCACCATGTTTTCGTATGGCTAAAAAAAGTGGTCTTTCCAACAAAATGGCCACCTCAAAGAGATGTGGTTAGGAAAACAAAGAGAGGCAGAGCAGctttcctttaaaataaatgtcatccttaactataaaacacacaataatgcAAAGTTGTGAAACACTAAAAATCAGGGGCGTGCGCAGGAATACAAATTTGACTGCTATTGCGGGACGACGacattattatactatatatatatatatatatatatatatatatatatatatatatatatatatatatatatatatatatatatatagtttaatgtCGTCGTCTCGCAATAGCGGTCAAATTTGTATTCCTGCGCACGCCCCTGATATATATGTGCAAGTGTGTTGatatggttatataaataaatagcattgcCCTCGCCATTTCAATGAAAGTCCATACACTGTGGAactttttaacactgaaacatcGTTCTGCAGTTGCAACTGTAACAGGTAGCGTGGCCAAAATCACCAGTAGGTCGAACACATCAGGATACGTCAGTCCCAGGTCGTGTTCTTTACAGACCTTCATGAGTTCATGAAAAGACATTGCATTGTCTGATTCCCGAGTGTAAAAATAGGCTCAATGTGGTGTACAACTAAATCATACTGCATTTCAGGAACTGTATTGAAATCCTTGATTCAGCTTCACAAGTGCttttcctttaatatattaaCAGTTTTCAGGCTGTCAGTTTAGCATAAAATAGGATCATTTAAGCTGGACTCAAATATTAAGGGGACACACGTGCCAGTCCTTAATTGCACGTTATGGGGGAATGTGTGGAAACCGAGAACATGCGCGTCTATAACTACATATTATGAGGAAACACATTCAGTTTGTGAGTTTCAGCGACAGAAAGGGCAAACGTAATACATTgataagcagaaatcaatattttggagaaGATTATTGGAGGGGCCAGTGCCCCTGCTTGCCCCCCGCTTGTGCACGCCCCTGTTAAAAATGAATATCCACATTCAGAAACAACACGAGTCTTGCTTGTGTGCCAagtgaatgtttgttttcttccccAGTGAGAGGGCACACTTTAGTGAGCATGAACACTCAAGTGTTGCTTGTGACTTGCTATTTCAGAGGCCTTTAATACTTTACTGGTGAACCTGATCATATACAAGAAAAACTAATCAATCAAGGGATATACCTCAAGAGTGAGTGGTTTATTAAATGTTACACAACTGTTTAATAGCAGTATTGAATAACAGATTGAActgtgaaataaaaaggaaagtttGAAAAAGAAGTAAAAGTTGAATTTGAAtaaacattagatttttttttttttttttaacttatggaTCTGTAAACATTGGGGTACATTTGTTTTAACCATGTTAAGAACATAACTTATGTGCCAAGCATCGTGAAAATATGTCAGTACAGCACTTAATGTGCCTTTATGTTTTAGCAAATATATTTTCAAGGAATGAAGTTTCCAATAATTAGAGGAccaccatcttaaaaaaaaaaaattccacatgTAAACTGCATTTTTGTTCAAGTAGTCTGGAGTTCTAAACAAATGCTGTATGCATGTCTGTATGGTAACATTTTTTATAGGAATATTAGATTTCTGAATGAACGacatatctatatttatataaatggtgTTTTCATTCCCTCTGTCAAAAAGAAGTACTTAACTAAAAAGTAATTTTGAAATCGTAAATATTTAACATGAACATCTGAGCGTTTAGTTagtattgactttttttatttcaagaacCTTGAAGAAAAGCATCCAACAGCTGTATTATGTTGTGCCTTTTCTTGGCACAacacctccccaccccccccaccccctccaaaaaaaatcaTGAACTTTCCCATACTTGGTTCATTCTGTTTGTTCTCTTTGTGCCTGGAGAACCACCTGACTCCCTTTGGGAGGATAGTGTTTCCCAGCATCCATCATTCCAAACTACTGTGATGTCAGGAAACCAGCAATAATGGCAGCTTTGCCCATCCATGACTGACATTCAGTGTATTGTTTTCTGCTTAGGCTGAATGGCTGGCCTAAAGGTACATTCCAGAAAGTTGTTTAGAACACAAGCCTTTTTGTACCCTGACTCTCTTCCAGCCACTGTATATGCAGTCCCTTTAAAAGTGAGGAGTGCATTCATGTGTAAACTTGGACCATATCGGTTTACCATATCTGTGGGCCTGAAGCCACAACTATACAAAAGTATACATGACCAAATAGTCAAGCATAAGAACTAAAGTGAACAAAATTCAATAAGGTGGTGCATGATCTCATATCACATTTCTATGGTATCAAAGTAGATATGTTTTAATCAATCTTATCTCAAAGGAAGTCTTTGCTGACCTGTTCGTGAATTGTGGAAGACCATGAAATcatttgtgcattttattattttaaaataatgcatgtgtttgtgtgtgtgtgtgtgtgtgtgtgtgtgtgtgtgtgtgtgtataaatattcCTTTTTTGGGATTCAGTATTTATGGACCAACATCACCTTTTCCACACAGTAGGACAGATACaattacagaaacaaaacagatacCCTAACCTTTCTctcttattatttactgtatgatTGTCCAATTCTTCACCTTTTACAAAATATTAGAACAgatatcaataaatatataatgatgtAAAGAACTTTCAGAGGCTGGTATTTAAGGCTATGTAATATACTTCAAAGGTTATGAAGTATTTCATCATTTCCCAAACTACATAGAAAGAAGCCGCTTTTGCACTGAATTGTTCACACATCTTACTGTCCTACTGAATAATAGTCCATGTTCATTTATATCATACTCTGCAGAAATCTATATCCGCATGTGTAGAATGTATTCTATGCAAGGCCAGTTTTTTTTGATGTGCCATAGACTTTACTCTGATTCATCCACTTGCTTGCAGTTTTTCTCTTTCTCAAGCTGGGATTGCGCGCTTTGCTGTTAAATACCAAGATGTCTTTCTCCCTATCCAATGCACATTGTAGCAAAAGAAAATCTATGCATTGAAGTCTGCTTGGCTCAAACACATGAAATGGTTAACAAGTAAATTAACACaaatttactatttttaaaatacagtactagaTTAATAAACAtccaaaatgtatatatttgaattaaatgttatttgtattcatattttgttgcTTACGTCATCTATTAGTGATTTTCAGCATAGGTGGGATTCGAGGGCAAAATATGAGGGAGGGACAAAACCTGCTTTTTTGGTGATCACGATATTTTTCGGTTGCCTTTTTCAAGCTCATTAAATGGATGCCTTTTTCTGGGACTGTGTCCAGATCAGTCACTGGCACACCATTCACATTCTCATCAGGGTTTCCCAATCATTCCAACCCACACCCATACTGAGGAGACAGGCAATTTCCAGAGGTCAGCATCAAAAAGCATGGGCAGTGTATTAGTTTCTGTCTCAGGTTACACCTTGAAAAACATGCTAAGTGTAAATTATGCAAAATATGTATTAGTATTTGgactttaaactgttttaaataataactcAAGATGGTATATATTAACACTATTTTAGAATTCATTTGAAATTTGTACAAAAGTACATGTGCCAAAGATACCAAGGGTTtacttcagtgttgttttttgttgtatgttgtacataattgtttatttaaaattatgcaAGTTTTCCTATTTGGAAAAAAAGGGCATACACAACACAGGAATTTTGCCCAAGTTTCATTAATTTTGGTGCATACATCTATGTCAGAaagataacaaacaaaaataaaaaatagtgtccTACTAGTGTTAGAAGTTGGTTGTCCGTGGTATagttctgtcagtgttataattggtatcgcaacagtaatcatgtttttgtgtGCAGTAATAGTGGTTAAAAACTACTATTTTAGTTGGACTAAAAATGTTgacttgttttttgtaaatgaaaaaagttTGGCTTTGATGTCGTGAAATGCGCAATTATAATACGACAGAAATATACCATGGCCAACTAAGTTACTAAAGACTCCAGAATTAGGTAGAGTCTGTGTTGGGGTATCTGGGGGAGTGGCCTCCATCATGATGTATTTCCATTGTGAAATTACTTCCCTTGTCTTGtggggttttttgtatttgtgttttctgttcttgtatttgtgtttccagcttttgtttttgcatttcgtgcttttgtttttttcgttttcagttttttacatttgcatttttcaatttgtatttgttttttgtttttttaattgcatttgcatttgcattttttttttttttttttttgatttgcatttgtgttttctgatttgtatttgtgttttgttatttttatttgtgtttttccatttgcatttttgtttttcacttcatgGCCACCGTAGGTTTAGGATACGGGGACAAATACTATACAACTCCCCTGTTGTATCTGgttactttattaattaaattattactttatatatgtattgtattttatttacaatttagagtaaaacattagtattacattactgttctgttaaGGAGTTGAAGTGAGACACAGTGCTCCCTGGAAAATTGACAACGTACGCCCCTAGTGGTAAAATGTTACAATACATTTAGTTTACACTTTGATTTGTAATTaatctctggaaaaaaaaagagtattaatAATTGTTCAGCATTTTAGCCACAGGCAGTTATGTCTTAAGTATTGTTAGGAAAGTAACAGCCATTGTttactgcaaaatatttttttatgtgacaatTCAAAAACTATCTACAAAACTTCATCCAACCAATCCAATAACAACCAAATTGtggattttttaaacaattttatttaaagtgagagacaaatacatgtacagttaTGAAAGCTATAAATCACCCCCGTGTCTCTCCTTACAGAGGGTGGGATAGCCCCGGGGCCCTTGtcattctctctgtgtctcttttttAATTCCTGCCTTTTCGCTCCTCCTCCATCCCCCCTGAGGACCTAAaaatttacaacaacaacaggCTGAGCCAATGGCAGCCCACAAAACGTCGGAGAGGGGCTGAACGAAGAAAGAAAAATGAGCGAGAAAGAGGGAGAAGCCAGAATGCGAACGAGAAGAGAAGCGTTGCtaatttttgctgtttgtttgcttttccaTGCATGCATAATGAAGGATAATTAGAGCATGCTGTGACCGTAGGTTTGTATTTAAGGTCTCCTAATAATCCATAAACGGAGATGAGAAGCTTTTAGTATCTTATGTTGTAAGGGAAGCAACAAGAAGGGGGCAGCTGCGTTTCTGTTTCAACCACAACCCCTGTGGAAGTGCAGCATAACAAGGACTGCTTACTACTTGCTGGACTAAGCCTTCGAGGGGGAAATAAAGCGATCCAGTTGGAAAGTTGTCAGATCGTGGGAAAGTGCTGCACAGGAAGGATTTCACTTCAGAATCGATTCTTTCACGCAGTCTTGAAATCAAAACAGCGGACTCATGGATTGTTTGCTTCAGATTTAATGGATATGTGAGAGCCTTatgaaaaaaatcaacaaaagttTAGTATTATCTCAGCTGCAAGCACCACGATGGCAAATGTTGCCTGTTTGATTCAGTGCATCAGACGGATGGTCTGGCTTTTCGTGGGCTTAATCGTGGTTTTCTGTTCAATTTCATTGACTTTACCTGCCCATGGCCGTCGGATGATATGCTGGCAAGCCATCATGAAGTGCCAGGGTGAAGGGGAATGCAACTATGCTTACGGGCAGTATGTTGAAGCCTGCGCCTCGATAATAAGCAGAGATCGCCACCGGTGCCCAAGTCACTGCATCTCTGCTCTCATTCAGCTGAACCACACTAAGAATGGACCAGCTCTGGAGGACTGTGATTGTGCTCAGGATGAGCGTTGCAGAGCCACCAAGCGAGCAATCGAGCCTTGTTTGCCAAGGACTAGTGGAGTCTTGGGTTGCACCGAAGCAAGGCGCCAGTGCGATAGGGACCCCCGGTGCAGCAGTGCCATGCGTAATTATTTAATCCactgtggcaaacttttcaaCGGGATTCGGTGCACTGATGAGTGCAGGGCTGTAATAGACGACATGCGGTATGTGCCTAAAGCAGCCCTTTTGAACGACTGTGTCTGTGATGGAATGGAGAGGCCCATTTGCGAGGCAATAAAGGATAACATGGCAAGGCTTTGCTTCGGGTCTGATTTCAACACCGGCAGCGGTGGTTCAGACGATGACGACGACTATGAAGATTATAATGAAGATCCAGTCATAGTGGACTACCCCAGCAAAGACAACGGCGGATGTCTTTTGAGACCCCTAAATGTGTTGACTTTGATGGCATCCATTTTGCttgtatttccttttctttaatcCTTAAATGAATCATTCACCAAGTTTTGCTTCTGTCAGTTTAACTTCTTCTAAAGACTTTTATCTGTCACTCAAAGACGCATGTCTGGTTGCCGTTGACTATATGCGACCCCAAAGAGCGTGTGAATTAAAGTTTGCATGGCAAAATCTAATTTTCCAATCTTAACACATTGATTTTAGCCCAAAGGGCTATCACGCGCTCGTGTTCTATGCAACTTTTTTCCCAGTAGAACTGGTTAAAAATTACTGTTTATTGGTCAGTAGTTAagagttttacattttgttgtttatttttaaatgctttttatttgcCTGTGTTGGCATGAAGTGAACGTGATGCTACCAAATAAGCTTTGTATTTGCAATACTACTGCCTTACTGCCAGAAATTTGCAATTTTCTAAATTAATCACATACTAGCCAGTATTTTTGACATCTTTCAGTTGAGCATTTGTCACCTGAAGTTATATTGTGTGCTGTCATTGTTGACAGTCGAGTTGGCTTaaaattagatatatatatctaatatatatatatatatatatatatatatatatatatatatatatatatatatatatatatatatatatatatatatatatatatatgtatgtatgtatgtatatgtattatgtgtgtgtgtgtgtgtgtgtgtgtgtgtgtgtgtgtgtgtgtcagttttaGATACATTTTAAAGGCTAGCATGGTAAAATGAATGAACAGTGcaagttatgtttttgtttttgtttttgtttttttacttttatataaaaactattttttaaagattttgctcAGTGGTATCAGGGTTTCACCCGTGGTATATCTTCATTAAAGTCTATTTAAGATTGGAGTTAGTTACCAGTCGAATCGTTGTTGTACATAAAATGTTATAATCGGTGCATttggaaataatttattttttaaaaaagtgttctgATCAGTTCCATAGTTTTCAAGACTAAGTTTGTAATTCAGTTCATAGCTAAAGGTACAAAATccgattttattttaaagggaaatgatttattattacattgaTGTATGTACGCtctaaacgtcatctgtacagtGTATTATATAGATTTTCAGAGGTtatctttaactgttttttgagAGGAATTATTCATTGTCTAGAAATGTGTAAATGCATTGTATGACTGCCTTAACGTTGTATTTTTATAGAAGGCATAAAAAGAGACTTATTGTTTAAAAGCATTCacgtcttgtgtgtttttttttttttttttaagtgttattgAATTAGGAACTGGTGTGTATGCATGGAATTGGGGTGTAtaccataaaacacaaaacagtaatgaCCCTGTGTCTTTAATATACGTCACTGGTTTAAACAGTAGTTATAACGAGTATCTATACAGGAATAGGCTACAAGAAATttgataaaatgaaacaaaaatgcatcCATTTTAAAGTAAGCACGTTATAATTACCAATTGGCAGTATTTATTTGTGgggtaattaaaaaagaaatgataagAAAACGATAAGAAAGCGGTGAACATGGTGAGAAATGTGATTACACATTTTGTTGACAGTTTGTATAATTTTAGGTTTAAAAATGCCACGACCACAAACAAGAGCTGCCAGCATGGATGGGAAATGTTTAGATGgacagcaaattatatttttgttgctggcTACTGGTCCACACACCCAAAAGGCTTTAGATAAATAATTATGCTCTTGAGCAGTGTCGAGTACTGATACACTTGACCTTGTAAATAGAAATGTTTGCAGTAGGAATAAACTCCGGCGTTCAAAAATCTTTTAAACATCAGCACAAAAGAGAGAGCTTAGTCCTTGGGGGATTTAAGCCTGAAGCGCGCCAAGCTAGGCACttacaaaaagtttatttatcttttattcattgtgtttatttaaaatgttcaaaaaaaaGTTGCGGTCAGAAGAGAGGGAGAGCTGTACAGCCACCACAAATATACTTTGACTGAAGTCTGGAGACTTGCAAGCACCGCAGTGCCGCTAAGGGCGTTTTAATAGAAAATTTCAATATGAAGTTCctctgtaacatttaaaacagtattgaAACGGAATCAGTTTCACTTATAAAATTATGgcagtgtgctgtttaaaccCTAATTTGCAACATTTATATGGCTTCAAATTGTTACAGTACATCTTCAACAAGATTACCGTAGGCGACTTTCGTTTATGCTAGTGTAAGATTTTTTGATACATTGTATAAAGTTAAATTGTTTACagtattgaaacaaaaacaacatcaacatatttaaaatgattttgtatgtaacaaaaataaaattttc
The sequence above is a segment of the Polyodon spathula isolate WHYD16114869_AA chromosome 2, ASM1765450v1, whole genome shotgun sequence genome. Coding sequences within it:
- the LOC121300338 gene encoding growth arrest-specific protein 1-like: MANVACLIQCIRRMVWLFVGLIVVFCSISLTLPAHGRRMICWQAIMKCQGEGECNYAYGQYVEACASIISRDRHRCPSHCISALIQLNHTKNGPALEDCDCAQDERCRATKRAIEPCLPRTSGVLGCTEARRQCDRDPRCSSAMRNYLIHCGKLFNGIRCTDECRAVIDDMRYVPKAALLNDCVCDGMERPICEAIKDNMARLCFGSDFNTGSGGSDDDDDYEDYNEDPVIVDYPSKDNGGCLLRPLNVLTLMASILLVFPFL